In Dermacentor silvarum isolate Dsil-2018 chromosome 2, BIME_Dsil_1.4, whole genome shotgun sequence, the following proteins share a genomic window:
- the LOC119440151 gene encoding uncharacterized protein LOC119440151 produces MCHGLPSASRVAETLAEIGAWPVSVTADLRALGHLERLSRAPGAGPMLSYLRELPKSREAAARIHDDLVGKAHLYTDGSVRQDGSAAAACVVPHLDVARQCRLSYRASSTTAELVGLHLAADILEESPFLNRVAILCDSRSALRQLLLDERPPPLAQRIACRLHALQQQGCDLWIQWIPSHVGVAGNEAADDLAKRAHDPLSPLLTRFNSFDVARLHFKQELALRHTDTRVGHGRPPRLLPESGFTRRERAFLLALRTGSVWPAERKHRLRGASSPLCQDCGAVETLQHLMCECSALSTARATLARVYRAQNLPCLTVEDVLHPSGCTSSHGKLFRALLNFADDVGLVDRL; encoded by the exons ATGTGCCACGGCCTGCCCAGTGCTTCTCGTGTCGCAGAAACGCTAGCGGAAATCGGCGCCTGGCCCGTCTCCGTCACTGCCGATCTGCGCGCCCTTggccacttggagcgcctctcccgTGCCCCCGGTGCCGGCCCCATGCTGTCATACCTGCGCGAGCTGCCCAAGTCGCGT GAGGCTGCTGCTCGCATACACGATGACCTGGTGGGGAAGGCACACCTGTACACTGACGGTTCTGTCCGCCAGGACGGTTCCGCGGCCGCCGCCTGCGTTGTGCCGCACCTCGATGTCGCGAGACAGTGCCGCCTGTCCTACCGAGCTTCCTCCAccacagcggagcttgtgggTCTCCATCTGGCAGCCGACATCCTCGAAGAGTCGCCGTTCCTGAACCGAGTGGCGATTCTTTGCGACTCGAGGTCCGCAttgcgccagctgctgctcgacgagcgcCCGCCGCCACTGGCACAGCGCATTGCCTGCAGGCTGCATGCTCTGCAGCAACAAGGGTGCGACCTGTGGATCCAGTGGATACCGTCGCACGTCGGTGTCGCCgggaacgaggcagctgatgACCTGGCAAAGCGCGCCCACGATCCCCTGTCCCCGCTGTTGACGCGATTCAACTCGTTCGACGTGGCGCGGCTTCATTTCAAACAGGAGCTCGCGCTGCGCCACACCGACACCCGCGTCGGGCACGGTCGCCCGCCACGCCTGCTTCCGGAATCCGGCTTCACGAGGAGAGAGCGAgccttcctcctcgcactccggaCCGGTTCCGTCTGGCCCGCCGAGCGCAAGCACCGCCTCCGCGGAGCCTCCTCGCCCCTGTGCCAGGACTGCGGTGCTGTCGAGACGCTGCAACATCTGATGTGCGAGTGCAGTGCTTTGTCGACGGCGCGCGCCACTCTTGCCCGCGTTTACCGCGCGCAGAACCTCCCCTGCTTGACGGTGGAGGACGtcttgcacccctcgggctgcacaTCGAGCCACGGCAAACTCTTCCGCGCATTGCTGAACTTTGCCGACGACGTGGGTTTGGTCGACCGCCTGTAG